The following nucleotide sequence is from Actinomycetota bacterium.
TTAGTTCCATCTCACGCCTCCATTTCAACTATTTCGTCTTTGCTCGCCACTCTCGCGAGTTTGGAGTAAATAAGGGTTGCCCGTATTTTTCCCTACCGAAATCTCCAATGATTTTTTGGGTCTCAACAGAGGTTATCCATTTAATAAACTTCGTGGCTAAATTGTAGTTTACCTTGGGAAATCTCTTTGGATTTACGGCGATCACCCCATAGGGATTGAATAGAACCCTGTCGCCTTCGACCAGAATGGTGAGGTTTATGCTTTCCTTAAGCGAAAGATAGGTTCCCCTGTCCGCGAGGGTATAAGCTCCCTTTTCGTCGGCAACTCGGAGGGTTTCAGCCATGCCCTGACCCGTCGAGATATAGCAATCGCTCGGGGGTTGAATCCCAGCCTTTTCCCAGAGTTTTTTCTCTTTCTTGTGAGTTCCAGAGTCATCGCCTCGAGAAACAAAAAGTGCTCTCTCGTTTACAATCCGTTTTAGAGTGCCAAGGGCATCCATGCCTTTAATTCCAGCGGGATCGGGAGCCGGTCCAACGATGACAAAATCGTTGTACATCACATCTCTCCGGTTCACTCCATCTCCTTGGGCGACGAATTTCTCTTCGGCTTCGCGCGAATGAACCAATAACACATCGGCCTCACCCCTCTCACCCATGGCAATGGCTTCACCTGTTCCCACGGCGATGGTTTTGACCCTTGCATTGTACTTCTTCTCAAAAATGGGGAGAATTTCGTCTAAAAGTCCGGTGTCATGGGTGCTAGTGGTAGTGGCCAGGATTAAAACCCGTTTCTCCGGTTTACATCCCAATAACAGGAAGAAGATTAGCATCAAAATAATTAGCATCCCCAATTTTTTAAACTTCACTTCGATCCCCCAGTTGGTGTTGGCTTGTTTGCTGGTTGGTTTGGGGTTTGTCTCAAAAGCATCCAAGCTCGCAACCGTAAATTTTGATTCCCAGACGATTCGCAGCCCGCCCCACCTCTATGGGGGGAACCTTCAATTTTTCGGACAACTTGCGAGCCTGGGAACAGGAAATTTTACCCTCCCTCGCCTCCTCTTTTACCGCCTTCTCCACTTTATCCGAAACGTAGGCCATAAATTCATCCTCCTCTCCAGCATAGTTTGCTGGTTTGCTTGTTTTCCTCAACCAGCAAACTAACTAACAAGCTAACTACAAAAGAAAAGCACCGCCTCCACGCATATGGATACGGTGCTTTAAATTTATCAAACACTCTCCTTTCCAAACACGGGAGGCCTAGACGTTTCCATCTAAACCCTATCGGTCATCCCCCATAGGCAACCTTAGGGAAAATGACTCGGAGATGATCTTATGTAATTTTACTTTTTATATTCGCTAAAATTTCCTTTTTTCCTGCTTAAAATCGCAAATTTATTTCTCTTCCTCCTCGCTCTCCTCTTCCTCTTTGCCTTTTTCCTTACTTTTCGCCTTTTCTTTTTCCTCTTCGCCCTTACTTTCAGACGCCCTTCTGAGTTCACGTAGACCCGATCCTATGGCCTTACCGAGTTCTGGCAACTTGCGGGGGCCAAAGATTATTAAAACAATTACCAGGATGATTATGAGCTCTGTTGGGCCAAGCCCGAAAACATAAGCGGTCCATAACAAACCATCTAACATTTACATCACGCCTTTTATCCAAATTTTCTTTAGTTTATCATAAATTATACCCACAAGCCAATCTTACTAGAAATTCAACCTAAATCTATAAAGTTCCTGCAAAATAGATGGATCTTTTGGACTTCTTATCTTGAGGAGCCCATCAGTAATTCCCTCTCAATGAGATCGGCTAAACCCTTTACATCATCCATGTCGAAGTGGGGGACTCCCTTATAAAGCTCGGGAGCTGGGGAGCTCGGGAGCTCGGTTTCTACCACGGCGAGTAGTTCCTGGGAAGAACATAGGAGTTCACCCTGGTGAGATCGGTAGACCTCTATCTTGGGCTTATCTTCCCTCTTATACCCCTCGGTGATGATGAGATCCGTATCTCCCGCAAACTTTCCCGAGATCTCATCCAAGGAAAGTTCCCAGTCCACCTTCTTTATCACGGCGACCTTGTGAGGAGAGGAAATGACCACGGTATCCGCTCCAGCCTGAGCATGTCGCCAGGAATCCTTTCCGGGGTGATCGATGTCGAAATCGTGGACATCATGCTTAATGGTGGCTATTTTATATCCCCGCCTTTTAAGCTCGGGAATGAGTTTTTCAATCAAGGTGGTCTTACCGCTATGCGATTTACCGACCACAGAAACTATTGGAACCACCTAATTCTTATCCCTCCTACAATATATTCTGCATCCTAAATTCCAAACAAATTCAAAATCCTAATTTTCTAAATCCAAAACCTGTTTTGACCATTTGAATTTTAAAATTTGATATTGTTTAGTGCTTAGGATTTTGGATTTAAGGGTTTATATCAAAAAGAGCTGCCTCATTCTTAAACGGGCTCTATTTTGAGTATTTATGATCC
It contains:
- a CDS encoding substrate-binding domain-containing protein, with translation MKFKKLGMLIILMLIFFLLLGCKPEKRVLILATTTSTHDTGLLDEILPIFEKKYNARVKTIAVGTGEAIAMGERGEADVLLVHSREAEEKFVAQGDGVNRRDVMYNDFVIVGPAPDPAGIKGMDALGTLKRIVNERALFVSRGDDSGTHKKEKKLWEKAGIQPPSDCYISTGQGMAETLRVADEKGAYTLADRGTYLSLKESINLTILVEGDRVLFNPYGVIAVNPKRFPKVNYNLATKFIKWITSVETQKIIGDFGREKYGQPLFTPNSREWRAKTK
- the tatA gene encoding twin-arginine translocase TatA/TatE family subunit; this encodes MLDGLLWTAYVFGLGPTELIIILVIVLIIFGPRKLPELGKAIGSGLRELRRASESKGEEEKEKAKSKEKGKEEEESEEEEK
- the mobB gene encoding molybdopterin-guanine dinucleotide biosynthesis protein B, with the translated sequence MVPIVSVVGKSHSGKTTLIEKLIPELKRRGYKIATIKHDVHDFDIDHPGKDSWRHAQAGADTVVISSPHKVAVIKKVDWELSLDEISGKFAGDTDLIITEGYKREDKPKIEVYRSHQGELLCSSQELLAVVETELPSSPAPELYKGVPHFDMDDVKGLADLIERELLMGSSR